A genomic window from Pseudomonas alcaligenes includes:
- a CDS encoding sodium-dependent bicarbonate transport family permease yields MLDPVVLFFVFGLVAGLLKSELKLPAALYETLSIILLLAIGLHGGVELAEQASVQLLGQAGLVLLLGIGLPLLAFVLLRGLRFDRVNAAAVAAHYGSVSAGTFAVVVAFLVSRQISFESYMPLFVAILEIPAILVGILLAKGVSRGTDWKELGREIFLGKSIMLLLGGLVIGAVAGKEAIKPLEPLYTSMFKPVLAFFLLEMGLIASSQLGALRQFGLRLAAFALLMPLLGALVGALLARFMGLSLGGTAMLATLAASASYIAVPAALRLALPEANPSLSLTASLGITFPFNILIGIPLYLALAEQLIAWGL; encoded by the coding sequence TTGTTGGATCCGGTGGTGCTGTTCTTCGTCTTCGGTCTGGTCGCCGGGCTGCTGAAGAGCGAGTTGAAGTTGCCGGCGGCGTTGTACGAAACCCTGTCGATCATCCTGCTCCTGGCCATCGGCCTGCACGGCGGCGTGGAGCTGGCCGAGCAGGCCAGCGTGCAGCTGCTCGGCCAGGCCGGCCTGGTGCTGCTGCTCGGCATCGGTCTGCCGCTGCTGGCCTTCGTCCTGCTGCGCGGCCTGCGCTTCGACCGGGTCAATGCGGCGGCGGTGGCGGCGCACTACGGTTCGGTCAGCGCCGGTACCTTCGCCGTGGTGGTGGCCTTCCTGGTGTCGCGGCAGATCAGCTTCGAGAGCTACATGCCGCTGTTCGTGGCGATCCTGGAAATCCCGGCGATCCTGGTCGGCATCCTCCTGGCCAAGGGCGTCAGCCGTGGCACCGACTGGAAGGAGCTGGGCCGCGAGATCTTCCTCGGCAAGAGCATCATGCTGCTGCTCGGCGGCCTGGTGATCGGCGCCGTCGCCGGCAAGGAGGCGATCAAGCCGCTGGAGCCGCTGTACACCAGCATGTTCAAGCCGGTACTGGCGTTCTTCCTGCTGGAGATGGGCCTGATCGCCTCCAGCCAGCTCGGCGCGCTCCGGCAGTTCGGCCTGCGCCTGGCGGCGTTTGCCCTGCTCATGCCGCTGCTCGGCGCGCTGGTCGGCGCCCTGCTGGCGCGCTTCATGGGCCTCAGCCTGGGCGGTACGGCGATGCTCGCCACCCTGGCCGCCTCAGCCTCCTACATCGCCGTGCCGGCGGCGCTGCGCCTGGCCCTGCCCGAGGCCAACCCGTCGCTGTCGCTGACCGCCTCGCTGGGCATCACCTTTCCCTTCAATATCCTCATCGGCATACCGCTGTACCTGGCGCTGGCCGAGCAACTGATCGCCTGGGGGCTCTGA
- the oadA gene encoding sodium-extruding oxaloacetate decarboxylase subunit alpha yields the protein MTKKITVTDTILRDAHQSLIATRMRLEDMLPICDKLDKVGYWSLEVWGGATFDACVRFLKEDPWERLRKLKAALPNTRLQMLLRGQNLLGYRHYSDDVVRAFAAKAAVNGIDVFRIFDAMNDVRNLRVAIEAVKAAGKHAQGTLAYTTSPVHTVAAYVEQAKAMQAMGIDSIAIKDMAGLLTPYATFELVKALKAEVDLPVFVHSHDTAGMGAMCQLKAIEAGADHIDTAISSFAWGTSHPGTESMVAALRGTPFDTGLDLELIQEIGMYFHAVRKKYHQFESEFTAVDTRVQVNQVPGGMMSNLANQLKEQGALNRINEVFAEIPKVREDLGFPPLVTPTSQIVGTQAVFNVLAGERYKTITNEVKLYLQGRYGKAPGKVDEQLRKRAIGNEEVIDVRPADLLKPEMAKLREEIGALAKSEEDVLTYAMFPDIGRKFLEERAAGILKPEALLPLPQAGGAAPVGGEGVPTEFVVDVHGESYRVDITGVGVKGDGKRHFYLSIDGMPEEVVFEPLNDFVAGAGGKRKQASAPGDVSTTMPGNIVDVLVKEGDVVKAGQAVLITEAMKMETEVQAPIAGTVKAVHVAKGDRVNPGEVLVEIDA from the coding sequence ATGACTAAGAAGATCACCGTTACCGACACCATCCTGCGCGACGCCCACCAGTCGCTGATCGCCACCCGCATGCGCCTGGAGGACATGCTCCCCATCTGCGACAAGCTGGACAAGGTCGGCTACTGGTCCCTGGAAGTCTGGGGCGGCGCCACCTTCGACGCCTGCGTGCGCTTCCTCAAGGAAGACCCCTGGGAGCGCCTGCGCAAGCTCAAGGCGGCGCTGCCCAACACCCGCCTGCAGATGCTCCTGCGCGGGCAGAACCTGCTCGGCTACCGCCACTACAGCGATGATGTGGTGCGCGCCTTCGCGGCGAAAGCTGCCGTGAATGGCATCGACGTGTTCCGCATCTTCGACGCGATGAACGACGTGCGTAACCTGCGCGTCGCCATCGAGGCGGTGAAGGCCGCCGGCAAGCATGCCCAGGGCACCCTCGCCTACACCACCAGCCCGGTGCACACCGTGGCCGCCTACGTCGAGCAGGCCAAGGCCATGCAGGCCATGGGCATCGACTCCATCGCCATCAAGGACATGGCCGGCCTGCTCACCCCCTACGCCACCTTCGAGCTGGTCAAGGCGCTCAAGGCCGAGGTCGACCTGCCGGTGTTCGTGCACAGCCACGACACCGCCGGCATGGGCGCCATGTGCCAGCTCAAGGCCATCGAGGCCGGCGCCGACCACATCGATACCGCCATCTCCAGCTTCGCCTGGGGCACCAGCCACCCGGGCACCGAGTCGATGGTTGCCGCCCTGCGCGGCACGCCGTTCGACACCGGCCTGGACCTGGAGCTGATCCAGGAGATCGGCATGTACTTCCACGCCGTGCGCAAGAAGTACCACCAGTTCGAGAGCGAGTTCACCGCCGTGGACACCCGCGTGCAGGTCAACCAGGTGCCGGGCGGCATGATGTCCAACCTGGCCAACCAGCTGAAGGAACAGGGCGCGCTGAACCGCATCAACGAAGTGTTCGCCGAGATCCCGAAAGTGCGCGAGGACCTCGGCTTCCCGCCCCTGGTCACCCCGACCTCGCAGATCGTCGGCACCCAGGCGGTGTTCAACGTGCTCGCCGGCGAGCGCTACAAGACCATCACCAACGAAGTGAAGCTGTACCTGCAGGGTCGCTACGGCAAGGCCCCGGGCAAGGTCGACGAGCAGCTGCGCAAGCGCGCCATCGGCAACGAGGAAGTCATCGACGTGCGCCCGGCCGACCTGCTCAAGCCGGAGATGGCCAAGCTGCGCGAGGAGATCGGCGCCCTGGCCAAGTCCGAGGAGGACGTGCTGACCTACGCCATGTTCCCCGACATTGGCCGCAAGTTCCTCGAGGAGCGCGCCGCCGGCATCCTCAAGCCCGAGGCCCTGCTGCCGCTGCCGCAGGCCGGTGGCGCGGCGCCGGTGGGCGGCGAGGGCGTGCCCACCGAGTTCGTGGTCGACGTGCACGGCGAGAGCTACCGCGTGGACATCACCGGCGTCGGCGTGAAGGGCGACGGCAAGCGCCACTTCTACCTGTCCATCGACGGCATGCCGGAAGAGGTGGTGTTCGAGCCGCTCAACGACTTCGTCGCCGGGGCCGGTGGCAAGCGCAAGCAGGCCAGCGCGCCGGGCGACGTGTCCACCACCATGCCGGGCAACATCGTCGACGTGCTGGTCAAGGAAGGTGATGTGGTGAAGGCCGGCCAGGCCGTGCTGATCACCGAGGCGATGAAGATGGAGACCGAGGTGCAGGCACCCATTGCCGGCACGGTCAAGGCCGTGCACGTGGCCAAGGGTGACCGGGTCAACCCCGGCGAAGTCCTAGTCGAGATCGACGCTTAA
- a CDS encoding DUF1329 domain-containing protein, whose amino-acid sequence MKTTKLITALTLSLLAGGVLAAVSPEEAAKLGSSLTPLGGEKAGNADGSIPEWNGGLPTSAAAVDAAGFLADPFAGEQPLFTITAQNLEQYRDKLSEGQVAMFKRYPETYKMVVYPSHRSAAVPAEIYAAAQKSALSTSLIEGGNGLQGFADSRYYAFPIPQNGLEVVWNHITRYRGGNLRRSIVQAAPQANGSYSLVHFEDEVAFPTMTRGLDAKKAENALLFFKQRVTAPARLAGNVLLVHDSLDQIREPRMAWLYNAGQRRVRRAPQVAYDGPGTAADGLRTSDNFDMYNGAPNRYDWKLVGKRELYIPYNNYQLQSPKVKYVDILKTGHTNQDLARYELHRVWEVEATLKSGERNIYAKRRFFIDEDSWQIAVSEHYDGRGQLWRVGQAMLVQQFAQQVPVYAFEALYDIIAGRYLAIGMANEEKRSIEYGIQASAVDFTPAALRNAGVR is encoded by the coding sequence ATGAAAACAACAAAACTGATCACCGCCCTCACCCTCTCCCTGCTGGCCGGCGGCGTGCTCGCCGCCGTGTCGCCCGAGGAAGCCGCCAAGCTGGGCAGCAGCCTGACCCCGCTGGGCGGCGAGAAGGCCGGCAACGCCGACGGCTCCATCCCCGAGTGGAACGGCGGCCTGCCGACCAGCGCCGCGGCGGTGGATGCCGCCGGCTTCCTCGCCGACCCCTTCGCCGGCGAACAGCCGCTGTTCACCATCACCGCGCAGAACCTGGAGCAGTACCGGGACAAGCTCTCCGAAGGCCAGGTCGCGATGTTCAAGCGCTACCCCGAGACCTACAAGATGGTGGTCTACCCCAGCCATCGCAGCGCGGCAGTGCCGGCGGAGATCTACGCGGCGGCGCAGAAGAGCGCGCTGAGCACCAGTCTGATCGAGGGCGGCAACGGCCTGCAGGGCTTCGCCGACAGCCGCTACTACGCCTTCCCGATTCCGCAGAACGGCCTGGAAGTGGTGTGGAACCACATCACCCGCTACCGCGGCGGCAATCTGCGGCGCAGCATCGTGCAGGCCGCGCCGCAGGCCAACGGCAGCTACAGCCTGGTGCATTTCGAGGACGAGGTGGCCTTCCCGACCATGACCCGCGGCCTGGACGCGAAGAAGGCGGAGAACGCCCTGCTGTTCTTCAAGCAGCGCGTCACCGCCCCGGCGCGCCTGGCCGGCAACGTGCTGCTGGTGCACGACTCGCTGGACCAGATCCGCGAGCCGCGCATGGCCTGGCTGTACAACGCCGGCCAGCGCCGCGTGCGCCGCGCCCCGCAGGTGGCCTACGACGGCCCGGGCACCGCCGCCGACGGCCTGCGCACCTCGGACAACTTCGACATGTACAACGGCGCGCCGAATCGCTACGACTGGAAGCTGGTGGGCAAGCGCGAGCTGTACATCCCCTACAACAACTACCAGCTGCAGTCGCCGAAGGTGAAGTACGTCGACATCCTCAAGACCGGCCACACCAACCAGGACCTGGCGCGCTACGAGCTGCACCGGGTGTGGGAAGTGGAAGCCACGCTGAAGAGCGGCGAGCGCAACATCTACGCCAAGCGCCGCTTCTTCATCGACGAGGACAGCTGGCAGATCGCCGTGTCCGAGCACTACGACGGCCGCGGCCAGCTGTGGCGCGTCGGCCAGGCCATGCTGGTGCAGCAGTTCGCCCAGCAGGTGCCGGTGTACGCCTTCGAGGCCCTGTACGACATCATCGCCGGGCGCTACCTGGCCATCGGCATGGCCAACGAGGAGAAGCGCTCGATCGAGTACGGCATCCAGGCCTCGGCCGTCGACTTCACCCCGGCCGCCCTGCGCAACGCCGGCGTGCGCTGA
- a CDS encoding DUF1127 domain-containing protein — protein sequence MERTLSSDLMFHQQSPAGGSHLPLRVLGTLLLWQRRITSRRELARLDERLLADAGISLHERAAEVSKPFWR from the coding sequence ATGGAACGTACCCTCAGTTCCGACCTCATGTTCCACCAACAGTCCCCGGCCGGCGGCAGCCACCTGCCCCTGCGCGTGCTGGGCACCCTGCTGCTGTGGCAGCGCCGCATCACCAGCCGCCGCGAGCTGGCGCGCCTGGACGAGCGCCTGCTGGCCGACGCCGGCATCAGCCTGCACGAGCGCGCCGCCGAAGTCAGCAAGCCGTTCTGGCGCTGA
- a CDS encoding DUF3240 family protein produces MDTHNRTLLTVVGEAALEKKLVADLEALGAPGWTISDARGRGARGVRSAGWDTEGNIRLEVICNRDLAERIAEHLQQRYYANYAMVCYLSEVQVLRPEKF; encoded by the coding sequence ATGGACACGCATAACCGCACCCTGCTCACCGTGGTCGGCGAGGCCGCGCTGGAGAAGAAACTGGTGGCCGACCTGGAGGCGCTCGGCGCGCCGGGCTGGACCATCTCCGATGCCCGTGGCCGCGGTGCCCGGGGCGTGCGCAGCGCCGGCTGGGACACCGAGGGCAACATCCGCCTGGAAGTGATCTGCAACCGTGACCTGGCCGAGCGCATCGCCGAGCACCTGCAGCAGCGCTACTACGCCAACTACGCGATGGTCTGCTACCTCTCCGAGGTGCAGGTGCTGCGCCCGGAGAAGTTCTAG
- a CDS encoding acetyl-CoA carboxylase biotin carboxylase subunit, whose product MIKKILIANRGEIAVRIVRACAEMGIRSVAIYSEADRHALHVKRADEAHSVGDDPLAGYLNPRKLVNLAVETGCDALHPGYGFLSENAELAEICAERGIKFIGPSAEVIRRMGDKTEARRSMIKAGVPVTPGTEGNVADLAEALREAERIGYPVMLKATSGGGGRGIRRCNSREELESAYPRVISEATKAFGSAEVFLEKCIVNPKHIEAQILADSFGNTVHLFERDCSIQRRNQKLIEIAPSPQLTPEQRAYIGDLAVRAAQAVGYENAGTVEFLLAEGEVYFMEMNTRVQVEHTITEEITGIDIVREQIRIASGLQLSVKQEDIIHRGYALQFRINAEDPKNNFLPSFGKITRYYAPGGPGVRTDTAIYTGYTIPPYYDSMCLKLIVWALTWEEALDRGLRALDDMRVQGVKTTAPYYQEILRNPEFRSAEFNTSFVESHPELTQYSIKRNPSHLAIAIATAIAAHAGL is encoded by the coding sequence GTGATCAAGAAGATCCTCATTGCCAACCGCGGCGAGATCGCGGTACGCATCGTCCGCGCCTGCGCCGAGATGGGCATCCGCTCGGTGGCCATCTACTCCGAGGCGGACCGCCATGCGCTGCACGTCAAGCGCGCCGACGAGGCGCACAGCGTCGGCGACGACCCGCTGGCCGGCTACCTGAACCCGCGCAAGCTGGTCAACCTGGCCGTGGAGACCGGCTGCGACGCCCTCCATCCCGGCTACGGCTTCCTCTCGGAGAACGCCGAGCTGGCGGAGATCTGTGCCGAACGCGGGATCAAGTTCATCGGCCCCAGCGCCGAGGTGATCCGCCGCATGGGCGACAAGACCGAGGCGCGGCGCAGCATGATCAAGGCCGGTGTGCCGGTCACCCCGGGCACCGAAGGCAACGTCGCCGACCTCGCCGAGGCGCTGCGCGAGGCCGAGCGCATCGGCTACCCGGTGATGCTCAAGGCCACTTCCGGCGGCGGCGGCCGCGGCATTCGCCGCTGCAACAGCCGCGAGGAGCTGGAGTCGGCCTACCCGCGGGTGATTTCCGAGGCGACCAAGGCCTTCGGCAGCGCCGAGGTGTTCCTCGAGAAGTGCATCGTCAATCCCAAGCACATCGAGGCGCAGATCCTCGCCGACAGTTTCGGCAACACCGTGCACCTGTTCGAGCGCGACTGCTCGATCCAGCGCCGCAACCAGAAGCTGATCGAGATCGCCCCCAGCCCGCAGCTGACTCCCGAGCAGCGCGCCTACATCGGCGACCTCGCCGTGCGCGCCGCCCAGGCGGTGGGCTACGAGAACGCCGGCACCGTGGAGTTCCTGCTCGCCGAGGGCGAGGTGTACTTCATGGAGATGAATACCCGGGTGCAGGTGGAGCACACCATCACCGAGGAAATCACCGGCATCGACATCGTCCGCGAGCAGATCCGCATCGCCTCCGGCCTGCAGCTGTCGGTCAAGCAGGAAGACATCATCCACCGCGGCTACGCCCTGCAGTTCCGCATCAACGCCGAGGACCCGAAGAACAACTTCCTGCCCTCGTTCGGCAAGATCACCCGCTACTACGCGCCCGGCGGCCCCGGCGTGCGCACCGACACGGCGATCTACACCGGCTACACCATTCCGCCCTACTACGACTCGATGTGCCTGAAGCTGATCGTCTGGGCGCTGACCTGGGAAGAGGCGCTGGACCGCGGCCTGCGCGCGCTGGACGACATGCGCGTGCAGGGGGTGAAGACCACCGCGCCCTACTACCAGGAGATCCTGCGCAACCCCGAGTTCCGCAGTGCCGAGTTCAACACCAGCTTCGTCGAGAGCCATCCGGAGCTGACCCAGTACTCGATCAAGCGCAACCCGTCGCACCTGGCCATCGCCATCGCCACCGCCATTGCCGCCCACGCCGGCCTGTAG
- a CDS encoding LuxR C-terminal-related transcriptional regulator — translation MTMHDKVRALHPLPARQPDPSLPRLPAAHIARPRLTRALLAGDCRLTLVCAPAGFGKSVLLGECARQAPAGTRVVWLDLLGHPHSPAELLVRLAAALQLGHGDGEPCAELGLLLGRIEQPLWIILDDYPRQPCAELDACLDRLLERAPHTLRWWIGGRRRPAWNLPRLLLQGDLQELDADALALDQEELGRLLQQRQQPLPDELAGQLLQHSEGWLAGICLLLIGGHADNLDQRLAAGTPLLLEYLEREVLAPLPAVLRQALLVLAHMPRFGAALCEHLLEEQGGAGVLEQLRQRQLFLRGLDSCGEWFRLWRPLAALLRRLPGGQAPLQAHVRACQWFAGRGAVREAVEHALWAEQPDVAANYLQRYGQDQLLIGQSVAQFLHWRDELPAHLFNSTPRLIMLQAWALIICARLDEADACIAELGRFLPQPDARRQQQLIAQYQAVQGVLQRQRGQASARQHCLEALAVLHESAWSQHILCQQAMAQQAMAELDLVSAQQHSHEGLRLARLRGSVLFEALLSVDHIHLLSMLGERERALEQTAQCLQLLQGAGLRGPVLARLQLLRGTLLASRGDTAAAQAMLRAGVEEAEACEDAYLLFGYLGLAELACAQNDDEGAQQLLRRAERQMQWLHVPEVRYREMLQLAQGGLWLRQGEADKARQAFQRVCQRLEQERLLAPSGFYDLLPRARLCLAQADLALGQTASALAALQTLHDDCRRSGHHSLATRVRLSQAEALHLAGRETEAEALLRLAVGEAERQAQLQPLLALQQRQPDWLAEHPAWPAHLLQSAGAADGATPPGEALLSKRELAVLGLIAQGHSNQQIADSLYISLHTVKTHARRINVKLGVQRRTQAVARAKAEGWLG, via the coding sequence ATGACCATGCACGACAAGGTTCGCGCCCTGCACCCGCTGCCCGCGCGCCAGCCGGACCCCTCGCTGCCGCGCCTGCCGGCGGCGCACATCGCCCGCCCGCGCCTGACCCGCGCCCTGCTGGCCGGCGACTGCCGCCTGACCCTGGTGTGCGCGCCGGCCGGCTTCGGCAAGAGCGTGCTGCTCGGCGAATGCGCACGCCAGGCGCCGGCCGGCACCCGGGTGGTCTGGCTCGACCTGCTCGGCCACCCACACAGCCCCGCCGAACTGCTGGTGCGCCTGGCCGCCGCCCTGCAGCTGGGCCACGGCGACGGCGAGCCCTGCGCCGAGCTGGGCCTGCTGCTCGGGCGCATCGAACAGCCGCTGTGGATCATCCTCGACGACTACCCGCGGCAGCCCTGCGCCGAACTGGACGCCTGCCTCGACCGCCTGCTGGAACGCGCCCCGCACACCCTGCGCTGGTGGATCGGCGGGCGCCGCCGGCCGGCCTGGAACCTGCCGCGCCTGCTGCTGCAGGGCGACCTGCAGGAGCTCGACGCCGACGCCCTGGCCCTCGACCAGGAGGAACTCGGCCGCCTCCTGCAGCAGCGCCAGCAACCCCTGCCGGACGAACTCGCCGGCCAGCTGCTGCAGCACAGCGAGGGCTGGCTGGCCGGCATCTGCCTGCTGCTGATCGGCGGCCACGCCGACAACCTCGACCAGCGCCTGGCCGCCGGTACCCCGCTGCTGCTGGAATACCTCGAACGCGAGGTGCTGGCCCCCCTGCCGGCAGTGCTGCGCCAGGCCCTGCTGGTGCTGGCGCACATGCCGCGCTTCGGCGCCGCCCTGTGCGAGCACCTGCTGGAGGAACAGGGCGGCGCCGGCGTGCTGGAGCAGCTGCGCCAGCGCCAGCTGTTCCTGCGCGGCCTGGACAGCTGCGGCGAATGGTTCCGCCTGTGGCGGCCGCTGGCCGCCCTGCTCAGGCGCCTGCCCGGCGGCCAGGCGCCGCTGCAGGCCCACGTGCGTGCCTGCCAGTGGTTCGCCGGCCGCGGCGCCGTGCGCGAGGCGGTGGAGCACGCGCTGTGGGCCGAGCAGCCGGACGTGGCGGCCAACTACCTGCAGCGCTACGGCCAGGACCAGCTGCTGATCGGCCAGAGCGTCGCGCAGTTCCTGCACTGGCGCGACGAGCTGCCGGCACACCTGTTCAACAGCACGCCGCGGCTGATCATGCTGCAGGCCTGGGCGTTGATCATCTGCGCGCGGCTGGACGAGGCGGACGCCTGCATCGCCGAGCTGGGGCGCTTCCTGCCGCAGCCCGACGCGCGCCGCCAGCAGCAGCTGATCGCCCAGTACCAGGCGGTGCAGGGCGTGCTGCAGCGCCAGCGCGGCCAGGCCAGCGCCCGCCAGCACTGCCTGGAGGCCCTGGCCGTGCTGCACGAGTCGGCCTGGTCGCAGCACATCCTCTGCCAGCAGGCCATGGCCCAGCAGGCCATGGCCGAGCTCGACCTGGTCAGCGCCCAGCAGCACAGCCACGAGGGCCTGCGCCTGGCGCGCCTGCGCGGCAGCGTGCTGTTCGAGGCGCTGCTCAGCGTCGACCACATCCACCTGCTGAGCATGCTCGGCGAGCGTGAACGCGCCCTCGAGCAGACCGCGCAGTGCCTGCAGCTGCTGCAGGGCGCCGGCCTGCGCGGCCCGGTGCTGGCACGCCTGCAGCTGCTGCGCGGTACCCTGCTGGCCAGCCGCGGCGACACCGCGGCGGCACAGGCCATGCTGCGCGCCGGAGTCGAGGAGGCCGAGGCCTGCGAGGATGCCTACCTGCTGTTCGGCTACCTGGGCCTGGCCGAGCTGGCCTGCGCGCAGAACGACGACGAGGGCGCGCAGCAGCTGCTGCGCCGCGCCGAGCGGCAGATGCAGTGGCTGCACGTGCCGGAGGTGCGCTACCGGGAGATGCTGCAGCTGGCCCAGGGCGGCCTGTGGCTGCGCCAGGGCGAGGCGGACAAGGCACGCCAGGCCTTCCAGCGGGTGTGCCAGCGCCTGGAGCAGGAGCGCCTGCTGGCGCCCTCGGGCTTCTACGACCTGCTGCCGCGGGCCCGCCTGTGCCTGGCCCAGGCCGACCTGGCCCTGGGCCAGACCGCCAGCGCGCTGGCGGCGCTGCAGACGCTGCATGACGACTGCCGGCGCAGCGGCCACCACAGCCTGGCCACGCGGGTGCGCCTGAGCCAGGCCGAGGCTCTGCACCTGGCCGGGCGCGAAACCGAGGCCGAGGCCCTGCTGCGCCTGGCCGTCGGCGAGGCCGAGCGCCAGGCGCAGCTGCAACCGCTGCTGGCCCTGCAGCAGCGCCAGCCGGACTGGCTGGCGGAGCATCCGGCCTGGCCGGCACACCTGCTGCAGTCAGCCGGCGCCGCGGACGGCGCCACACCCCCAGGCGAGGCGCTGCTGAGCAAGCGCGAACTGGCGGTGCTCGGCCTGATCGCCCAGGGCCACTCCAACCAGCAGATCGCTGACAGCCTGTACATCTCCCTGCACACGGTGAAGACCCACGCGCGACGGATCAACGTCAAGCTCGGCGTGCAGCGCCGTACCCAGGCGGTGGCGCGGGCCAAGGCCGAGGGCTGGCTGGGCTAG
- a CDS encoding low specificity L-threonine aldolase, with the protein MTDQTQQFASDNYSGICPEAWAAMAEANQGHQRAYGEDQWTARAADRFRQLFETDCEVFFAFNGTAANSLALSSLCQSYHSVICSETAHVETDECGAPEFFSNGSKLLTARTLDGKLTPQTIREVALKRQDIHYPKPRVVTLTQATEVGTVYRPDEVAAISQVCKELGLNLHMDGARFSNACAFLGCSPAELTWKAGVDVLCFGGTKNGMAVGEAILFFNKALAEDFDYRCKQAGQLASKMRYLSAPWVGLLQDDAWLRYAGHANRCARLLAELVADVPGVSLMFPVEANGVFLQLSEPAIERLRDWGWRFYTFIGAGGARFMCSWDTEEARVRELAADIRRAMA; encoded by the coding sequence ATGACCGATCAGACCCAGCAATTCGCCAGCGACAACTATTCCGGCATCTGCCCGGAGGCCTGGGCCGCCATGGCCGAGGCCAACCAGGGCCACCAGCGCGCCTACGGCGAGGACCAGTGGACGGCCCGCGCCGCCGACCGCTTCCGCCAGCTGTTCGAGACCGACTGCGAAGTGTTCTTCGCCTTCAACGGCACGGCGGCCAACTCCCTGGCCCTGTCCAGCCTGTGCCAGAGCTACCACAGCGTGATCTGCTCGGAGACCGCCCACGTCGAGACCGACGAATGCGGCGCGCCGGAGTTCTTCTCCAACGGCTCCAAGCTGCTCACCGCGCGCACCCTGGACGGCAAGCTGACCCCGCAGACGATCCGCGAGGTCGCCCTCAAGCGCCAGGACATCCACTACCCCAAGCCGCGCGTGGTGACCCTGACCCAGGCCACCGAGGTCGGCACCGTGTACCGCCCGGACGAGGTCGCCGCCATCAGCCAGGTGTGCAAGGAGCTGGGCCTCAACCTGCACATGGACGGCGCACGCTTCTCCAACGCCTGCGCCTTCCTCGGCTGCAGCCCGGCCGAGCTGACCTGGAAGGCCGGCGTCGACGTGCTGTGCTTCGGCGGCACCAAGAACGGCATGGCGGTGGGCGAGGCCATCCTGTTCTTCAACAAGGCCCTGGCCGAGGACTTCGACTACCGCTGCAAGCAGGCCGGCCAGCTGGCCTCGAAGATGCGCTACCTGTCGGCGCCCTGGGTCGGCCTGCTGCAGGACGATGCCTGGCTGCGCTACGCCGGCCACGCCAACCGCTGCGCGCGCCTGCTCGCCGAGCTGGTGGCGGACGTGCCGGGTGTCAGCCTGATGTTCCCGGTAGAGGCCAACGGCGTGTTCCTGCAGCTCTCCGAGCCGGCCATCGAGCGCCTGCGCGACTGGGGCTGGCGCTTCTACACCTTCATCGGCGCCGGCGGCGCGCGCTTCATGTGCAGCTGGGACACCGAGGAGGCGCGGGTGCGCGAGCTGGCGGCGGACATCCGCCGCGCCATGGCCTGA